The genomic region tacaaaaaattgggaaacagttttaaaaaaatgtaacctGTAAGATATTGCATGACTTTAGATAAGTATCAGTGGCAAAGTAGACTCAACTCAGGGGTGGACTTTGTGTCTTTGTGATAAAATGTGCGGATGTCTCTGAAGGTCCTGACGACATTAACATTATCAGTAGTGCTGACATTGATTTATCAGAAACAAGTCTCTTAGTTCTTACATCTGTGATGTGACCTTgactacagtaaaacaaactcatCTCATTGACTACCTAAATGTATGCTTTTTCCTGTCTTATATTTCATATATTTAGCCAAATAAATATACTTGTTCATGCTGTTAAAATAAGTGATCAACTACTTGCTGCTTGAATTTATAATGCAAATCCTTTTGTGCCTTAAACACTGCTTCTTTTTGTAGGTATAGTATTTTATTGGAAAACTGAATTTAAAAGATATAACTGTCTTTATACATGACTTTACATTTATACAATAAAATATTTTGTGGCAATATGGTTCGTTTATTTTCTTGAAAAAGTTATTTACGgattctttctttttaaatcagttATAATGTGAATTTTGTTCTTTATAATGGTTTTCGGTCTAAAAGTACATAAGAAAACTCTTAGAAAATTCCCAGGATAAAATGTTACATAATCTGATATATTTTTACTTCTTTCTTCAGTTCACAAAGGAAAACAAGTTATCAAATGTATTAACCTGGACCTGACAAATGTTGGCCTTTTTCTTGAAAAAAACAATCCAAGTAGCTGGTAGTAGATCTCCTATTCTGTCTTGAATTACTACTCAACTTTTATTTCAATATTTATATTGGCTTCAATGTTTTCGGTTCCTCTACCTTTAAATTGGTGCTAGTGCATTACGGTCATAGATAAACTGGTCTTATATACAATGAAGAAATAGAGACTTTGAAACATTTAACAAACAttgatttaataaaaaaatcagtaaaaaaaaaataattcttATTTGTTTAATAAGATCTGACGATTTTGATATCATCGACAGGCCGATCTTGTCCGCTTGTCTCCACCATCCCAACTCGGTTCACTACGCTCATCCCCTGGCACACTCTACCAAATATAGTGTGCTTCCCATCTAACCACTGAGTGGGTCCGAGAGATAAGAAGAACTGGCTTCCGTTGGTGTCCGGTCCTGCATTGGCCATCGCCAGAATACCGGCACCTAACACACATAAAATGAGTTACAATGTTCAGACTTTTTGCAGTTAACATTCCCACATTAAATACAAGTATTACATAAATATTTAGGAATCTAACACAATTCTTGAAGCAAAGCAGCAACAACGTTTGCATGACATTGGTATACATCCACTTTAACAAATTAATTTAAATATATACCGAGTTGCTAGTTTATAAAAGGTACAACTCCCTAAACACATGCATTTTTAAAAACAGCTAAGAAATCAATCTAGCATTGATTtaggaaaaaaaacatttaggaCTCAGTACTGACGCACTACTGTTGCCGGAGTCTTTTCATAATCTAAGAAGCTATTTTTACTCACTTACAACATTTTGTTTGATTTAGTATTTCTTCTCTTACTGCAATTACCTGTAAATTTCAGGTCTGGGTGAAGCTCATCTTCAAACTGTTTACCAAATATGGAGGCACCACCGCGACCTGTTAAAAAAACACAGATTAGTAAACTACAGATATACTACCAAATGACAATATACAGTTATGAACATCGAACTGTGAGACATCAGGGTTCTAACCTAATTATACACTTGTAAGGTCAAAGAGGTCAGATTTGGGTTATTAGTTCAGACTCACACAGTTTCAAGTTATATTGATGAGTTGCCAAAAATAATGTATGATCATGAGCTTGTCTTTAATGTTGGTATTACGAGTAGGACACCCTTAAAACGAGGACccatctcaaggggctttcactaCATTTTCCAGCACAGCTTTTTAATGGCCCAGTAATTACTTGGCCCAGTGATTACTTTAGAAATACGTAAGTGTGTGCTAATTAAAAGGACTCCATTTAATAAATATTAGAATATAATCCTTCTGAATTGTCTTTCCCTTGTAGATTTACCACTTTGACTGGGCCAATTACGTAGTTCTTTTAAGGAAACCTTACCTAGCCAAACCCATTAAAGATCTGTATATAAAGTGCTTTAATATGTGATGCACCCACCTGTTCCTGTAGGGTCTCCTCCTTGAACCATAAAATCTTTGATTACTCGGTGAAACTTGGTGTTGTTGTAGTAGCCTCTTCTGGCCAACTCTGCAAAATTCTTGCAGGTTTTTGGCGCATGTCTCCAGTACAACTCCACCACAATAGACCCCATCCTGCAATGCATGTTCATTATTATGTTTGCGTCTTTCTGATGGTGTGTTTAAGAgtatacaaagccatatcatctGTTTGAGTATGTTACCCAAGCAAGCCCAACACTAAGCAAACATCTCCAAATTGATAACATGGCGTTAGTGAAAGCTAGGTTAGCACAGTTAGCTTTCAGCAGATTTGAAAAACTTACGTCGTGTCCAGAGTCACTGTTGGTGGCTGCCATGTGTCTGCGGGTATCCCTGACATTATCACTCAAAACAGCACCCTTGGGTagtcttgaaacaaagctgtTTGAATAAAAAGTAAGAAGTTTATTAGCCGCGCACAGTCATTCAATTCAGTCCATGGGGGGagtttcttcttctgtggtggttcttctttttcttcttcttctttagtgtttattggcggttggcaaactaacttgtaggtgcattaccgccaacaactggactggagtgtggacaagagactatgcagaaaacaataaacaaaagaaacaaaacaaaacgaaGAACCAAAACCCtagattattttaaatgtatcaatttCTCTTAGAAACGTAATAATCTCACAATATATATTGCCTGATGTTTTCCCTAACAGCCCTGATAGCGACAAGTCATGGAATGTTGCTTTCTTCAGTGTGTGGAAAAGCACATTTCTTTGAGTACTATTTCCTGCAAAGC from Pseudochaenichthys georgianus chromosome 5, fPseGeo1.2, whole genome shotgun sequence harbors:
- the ppil1 gene encoding peptidyl-prolyl cis-trans isomerase-like 1; this encodes MSGIPADTWQPPTVTLDTTMGSIVVELYWRHAPKTCKNFAELARRGYYNNTKFHRVIKDFMVQGGDPTGTGRGGASIFGKQFEDELHPDLKFTGAGILAMANAGPDTNGSQFFLSLGPTQWLDGKHTIFGRVCQGMSVVNRVGMVETSGQDRPVDDIKIVRSY